The Algoriphagus sanaruensis genome window below encodes:
- a CDS encoding ABC transporter ATP-binding protein: MSFLSIRHLSKSYDAQVALHDFSLELEKGEFISIVGESGSGKSTLLRMVAGLMTQSTGEVVLDGTVIQNPAQKLVPGYDQIKLIHQDYQLFPNSTVEENISRPLIQYDADYRAYRVNLLMRQLGLENYKDRLPRQLSGGQQQKVAIAQALAVEPEVLLLDEPFSHLDSIQKQRLIFELKEILTEMGTTVIFVTHDLDDALRLTDSLLIVQKGKMVQRGNSRALCEHPKTRYVARLFSSINLIPDRFNSYVRPSDIRLRTKGELMGHVVDQRFLVHYNSLQIRLREGGHIWEVDDPARKYQIGDRVYLHFDEEKVLVLKS; encoded by the coding sequence ATGAGCTTTCTTTCGATTCGTCACCTCTCCAAAAGTTATGATGCTCAAGTTGCTTTGCATGACTTTTCCTTGGAGCTGGAGAAAGGTGAGTTTATTTCTATTGTAGGAGAAAGCGGCTCGGGGAAAAGTACCCTCCTTCGTATGGTTGCGGGTCTTATGACGCAGTCTACCGGGGAAGTAGTTTTGGACGGAACGGTAATTCAAAACCCCGCCCAAAAGCTTGTACCGGGATACGATCAGATTAAACTTATCCATCAGGACTATCAGCTTTTTCCCAATTCAACGGTTGAAGAAAATATCTCCCGACCTTTGATTCAATATGATGCAGACTATCGAGCTTATCGAGTCAATCTTCTCATGCGTCAGCTTGGATTGGAAAATTACAAAGACCGTCTTCCTCGCCAACTGAGTGGAGGGCAGCAACAAAAAGTAGCCATTGCCCAAGCACTTGCTGTTGAACCTGAGGTTTTGCTCTTGGATGAGCCCTTTAGCCATTTGGATAGCATTCAGAAACAGCGGTTAATTTTTGAACTGAAGGAGATTTTGACTGAGATGGGGACTACTGTGATTTTTGTGACCCACGATTTGGATGATGCACTCCGATTGACGGACTCACTTCTGATTGTGCAGAAAGGAAAGATGGTCCAGCGCGGCAATTCCAGAGCACTGTGTGAACATCCGAAAACCCGATATGTGGCTCGCTTATTTTCCTCCATAAATTTGATTCCAGATCGGTTTAATAGCTATGTCCGACCTTCTGATATCCGACTTAGAACCAAGGGAGAATTAATGGGGCATGTCGTAGATCAGCGATTTTTGGTGCATTACAATTCCCTTCAGATCAGATTACGTGAAGGAGGCCACATTTGGGAAGTAGATGATCCGGCACGAAAATATCAAATAGGAGATCGGGTGTACCTGCACTTTGATGAGGAAAAAGTCTTGGTGTTGAAGTCTTAA
- a CDS encoding FKBP-type peptidyl-prolyl cis-trans isomerase, which produces MKIQQNSVVGLTYELKVSKEEDGIESAPFSVEIRDEEDPFYFLFGMSGLPEKFEELLAGKEEGETFSFLLPMVDAYGEADDDLIITLPKEQFSGDRGFSPEMLEEGNFLPLMDENGYSMQAKVLKDLGDQLLLDFNHPLVGFDLHFEGNILEVREATKEELAHGHVHGEHGAHD; this is translated from the coding sequence ATGAAAATTCAACAAAACTCAGTAGTAGGCTTGACCTATGAACTGAAAGTCTCCAAGGAAGAGGATGGCATCGAATCAGCCCCTTTCAGTGTCGAAATCCGGGATGAAGAAGATCCATTTTATTTCCTTTTCGGAATGAGCGGACTCCCAGAGAAGTTTGAGGAGCTTTTGGCTGGAAAAGAGGAAGGTGAAACATTTTCTTTTCTGCTACCGATGGTGGATGCCTATGGCGAAGCTGATGATGATTTGATCATTACCTTGCCCAAAGAGCAGTTTTCGGGTGATCGAGGATTTTCACCAGAGATGCTTGAAGAAGGAAATTTCTTGCCTCTGATGGATGAAAACGGATACAGCATGCAGGCAAAAGTTCTTAAAGATCTTGGCGATCAGCTTCTCTTAGATTTCAATCACCCTTTGGTTGGATTTGATTTGCACTTCGAAGGAAATATCCTTGAAGTCCGTGAAGCCACCAAAGAGGAATTAGCCCACGGTCATGTCCATGGTGAACATGGGGCCCATGATTGA
- a CDS encoding class I SAM-dependent methyltransferase: MQQSEEKEKVVSFYDQFAEKQAKTGINSRHLSILDKVKQAGLKSNHRILEVGCGVGTVSHLLATQVPQGKVLAVDISPESIDTAKILWKEQKNLSFEVSDMSDFDKKGETFDFFVFPDVLEHIPVDQHFRLFQNIQKHSHGDSVIFIHIPAPRYLQWMIENEPEKLQVIDQPLDSGDLIKNITANGFYLEKMETYGLFFEEKDYQYFVFRSAKPLRSSTPKNKWAVLKERIRIRLKYGLRN; the protein is encoded by the coding sequence ATGCAGCAGTCTGAGGAAAAAGAAAAAGTAGTCAGCTTTTATGACCAATTTGCTGAAAAGCAAGCAAAAACCGGGATCAATTCCAGGCATTTGAGCATTTTGGACAAAGTGAAGCAAGCTGGGCTCAAATCCAATCACCGGATTCTGGAAGTGGGCTGTGGTGTCGGAACAGTCTCCCATCTTTTGGCAACCCAAGTGCCTCAAGGAAAAGTATTAGCCGTAGACATCTCTCCAGAAAGTATCGATACAGCAAAGATCCTTTGGAAAGAGCAGAAAAACCTCAGCTTCGAAGTTTCGGATATGTCCGACTTTGACAAAAAGGGCGAAACCTTTGACTTTTTTGTCTTTCCCGATGTGCTGGAGCATATCCCAGTGGATCAGCATTTCCGGCTCTTTCAAAATATACAAAAGCATTCCCACGGGGATTCTGTGATTTTCATTCACATTCCTGCGCCTAGGTATTTGCAGTGGATGATCGAAAATGAACCTGAAAAACTACAGGTGATCGATCAACCTTTGGATTCTGGAGACTTGATCAAAAACATCACCGCGAATGGGTTTTATCTGGAAAAGATGGAAACCTACGGGCTTTTCTTCGAAGAGAAAGATTACCAATACTTTGTCTTTCGATCTGCCAAGCCTTTGCGAAGCTCCACCCCAAAAAATAAATGGGCGGTACTAAAAGAACGAATTCGAATCCGTCTCAAATACGGACTCCGTAACTAA